The segment GCCTTGGTGCCCTCAGACACGGCGTGTTTGGCCAGCTCACCGGGCAGCAGCAGGCGGACGGCGGTCTGGATCTCCCTGGAGGTGATGGTGGAGCGCTTGTTGTAGTGAGCAAGGCGGGAAGCCTCACCGGCGATGCGCTCAAAGATGTCCCCCACAAAGGAGTTCATGATGCCCATGGCCTTGGAGGAGATGCCGGTGTCGGGGTGGACCTGCTTCAGCACCTTGTACACA is part of the Thunnus albacares chromosome 3, fThuAlb1.1, whole genome shotgun sequence genome and harbors:
- the LOC122973695 gene encoding histone H2B 1/2, coding for MPEPAKSAPKKGSKKAVTKTAGKGGKKKRKTRKESYAIYVYKVLKQVHPDTGISSKAMGIMNSFVGDIFERIAGEASRLAHYNKRSTITSREIQTAVRLLLPGELAKHAVSEGTKAVTKYTSSK